GTGACTTAGGAAGCCTTACAGATGCGTATAAAATGATTTTAAACCGATTGAGAGGAGAATCCACCCATGTATAAAGTAAAAGTATTCGTAACGTTAAGAGAGAGTGTATTGGATCCACAGGGGGTTGCTGTCAAACATTCATTGCACAGCATGGACTATAAAGATGTAAGTGATGTAAGGGTCGGGAAGTACATGGAGCTTACCATCGAAAAAACGGAGAAAGACGTGGAAGAGCAAGTGAAGGAAATGTGCAATCGCCTTTTGGCCAACCCAGTCATTGAAGACTACCGATACGAAATCGAGGAGTGTGTTGCACAGTGAAATTCGCTGTAATCGTCTTTCCGGGTTCGAATTGTGATGTAGATATGTACCATGCCATAAAGGATGAATTGGGCGAAGAGGTCGATTATATCTGGCACGACGCCGATTCCTTGGACCAATATGATGGAATCCTCCTTCCCGGTGGATTTTCTTATGGAGATTACTTGCGTTCGGGCGCCATAGCGCGCTTTTCCAATGTTATGAAGGAGCTTATCAAAGCGACAGAAGCAGGAAAGCCGGTCCTTGGGGTGTGCAACGGATTCCAGATCTTGCTTGAAGCTGGCCTGCTCCCAGGTGCGATGCGTCGGAATGAAAGCCTTAAATTCATCTGCCGCCCGGTAAAGCTGAAGGTAAACGAAAACGAAACGATGTTCACATCAGCCTATGAGAAGGGTGAAGTGATCACAATTCCAGTCGCCCATGGAGAAGGGAACTATTACTGTGATGAAGCAACACTTCAAACGTTAAAAGAACAAAACAGAATCGTCTTCACATATGAAGGCAGCAATCCGAATGGAAGCATCGCCGACATTGCCGGAATCGTCAATGAACAAGGGAATGTGCTGGGCATGATGCCGCACCCTGAGAGAGCGGTCGATACCTTGCTGGGAAGCCGTGACGGATTAAAACTTTTCAAATCAATCGTCCATCATTGGAGGGAATCACATGTCATTAATGCTTGAGCCAAGTCCAATTCAAATAAAAGAAGAAAAAATCTATAAGGAAATGGGATTGTCTGAAGAAGAATTTTTAATGGTAGAAAATATACTGGGCAGAACACCTAACTACACGGAAACCGGCTTGTTTTCGGTCATGTGGTCAGAACATTGCAGCTATAAGAATTCCAAGCCCGTATTGAAAAAATTCCCGGTAACAGGAGAGAACGTGCTTCAAGGACCTGGTGAAGGAGCTGGAATCGTTGACATCGGAGACAGTCAGGCGGTTGTATTCAAAATCGAAAGCCACAATCACCCATCTGCCATCGAACCTTATCAAGGTGCGGCAACGGGTGTCGGAGGAATTATACGGGATGTATTCTCGATGGGGGCAAGACCTGTTGCACTCCTCAACTCTTTACGCTTTGGAGAACTTGATTCTGCTCGCGTTAAGTATTTATTTAAAGAAGTCGTAGCCGGGATCGCTGGCTACGGAAACTGCATCGGAATTCCGACTGTCGGAGGCGAAATCCAATTCGATCCAACGTATGAAGGAAATCCACTGGTCAATGCGATGTGCGTCGGAGTCATCGACCATAAGGACATTCAAAAAGGCCAGGCGCGCGGAATCGGCAATACCGTCATGTATGTCGGGGCAAAAACTGGACGGGACGGCATCCACGGCGCGACATTCGCATCAGAGGAGCTCAGCGAAAAATCGGAAGAAAAACGTCCTGCCGTTCAAGTGGGCGACCCGTTCATGGAGAAGCTCTTATTGGAAGCTTGTTTGGAGCTTGTAAAATCCGATGCACTTGTTGGGATCCAGGACATGGGCGCTGCCGGGCTGACAAGTTCATCAGCTGAAATGGCGAGTAAGGCAGGATCCGGAATCGAAATGAACCTTGACTTGGTCCCGCAGCGTGAAACAGGAATGACTGCGTATGAAATGATGCTTTCCGAATCACAGGAACGCATGTTGATCGTCGTCCAAAAAGGCAGGGAAAATGAAATCCAGGAAATCGTCAATAAGTACGATTTGGAAGCAGTGGCGATTGGACGCGTGACCGATGACAAACAGCTTCGCCTGATTCATAAAGGAGAAGTGGTTGCGGATGTACCTGCTGATGCGTTGGCGGAAGAAGCGCCTGTTTACCATAAGCCATCTGAAGTGCCTGTTTACTTCAAGGAATTCCAAGCGATGGAAACCGAAACGCCTAAACTAGAAAATTATGACGAAACGTTAATGGAGCTGTTGAAGCAGCCGACGATCTCCAGCAAGGAATGGGTATATGATCAATATGACTATCAAGTTCGTACAAGCACGGTCGTTTGCCCAGGATCAGATGCTGCGGTTGTGAGAATCAGGGGGACAAGAAAAGCCCTCGCGATGACAACGGATTGCAACTCCCGCTATCTATACCTGGATCCGGAAACAGGCGGAAAAATCGCCGTTGCCGAGGCAGCGCGCAATATTGTCTGTTCTGGCGGGAAGCCTTTGGCCATCACGGATTGCTTGAACTTCGGAAATCCAGAAAAGCCGGAAATTTTCTGGCAGCTGGAAAAAGCGGTCGATGGCATGAGCGACGCTTGCCGTTTGCTTGAAACGCCTGTCATCAGCGGAAATGTCTCGCTTTACAACGAAACGAATGGAACGGCCATCTATCCTACACCGGTCGTAGGTATGGTCGGGTTGGTGGAGGACCTAGATCATGTCACAACGCAAACGTTTAAAGAGAGCGGCGACCTGATTTACTTAATCGGGGAAACGAATTCGGAATTTGGCGGAAGCGAACTTCAAAAGCTTGTGCATGGAAAGATCTTCGGAAAATCTCCTGAATTGGATCTTGCCCTGGAAGCAAAAAGACAGGAACAATTATTAAAGGCGATCCGGGCAGGATTGGTTGCTTCGGCACATGATGTAGCGGAAGGAGGAACGGCTGTCGCATTGTCGGAATCCCTTTTCGGTACAGAAGGACTTGGTGCAACGATCAAGCTTCCAGGAGAAGTGGTATCTGCTCTGTTCAGCGAAACGCAATCACGTTTTATCGTAACGGTGAAACAAGAGAACAAGGATGAGTTTGAAGAAATGGTTCAAGATGCTTCATGCATCGGCGAAGTGACGGAATCAAGTAAACTTATGATTCAAACAGACTCAGGCAAAATACTTATCGAAAAAGACGTTCAACAATTGGAGAACGCCTGGAGAGGAGCCATCACATGCTTGCTGAATTAAAAGGTTTGAATGAAGAGTGTGGAATATTCGGCGTTTGGGGGCATCACCAAGCTGCACAGATGACCTATTACGGCTTGCACAGCCTTCAACATCGCGGCCAGGAAGGGACGGGCATCGTCGTTTCAGATGGCCAGCGGCTGAAGGGCCTCAAAGGTGAAGGGCTCGTCACGGAAGTCTTTAAACAAGATAAGCTTCAGGATTTAGTCGGAAAGGCAGCCATCGGGCATGTACGCTATGCCACTGCTGGAGGGGGAGGCTATGAAAATGTCCAGCCCCTCCTGTTCAATTCTCAGGAAGGCAGCCTGGCGCTTGCCCACAATGGGAACCTTGTCAACGCGAATGCCCTGAAACATCAACTGGAGCGGCAAGGAAGCATTTTTCAAACGAGCTCGGATACTGAGGTGCTGGCGCATTTAATCAGACGAAGCGGCTATGCATCATTTAAAGAACGCTTGAAAAATGCTATGTCCATGCTCAAAGGCGCCTATGCCTTTCTTGTCATGACGGAAACGGAAATGATGATTGCGCTGGATCCGAATGGATTGAGGCCGCTATCGATCGGCCGAGTTGGGGATGCCTATTGTGTAGCTTCCGAAACATGTGCGTTTGATGTGGTGGGTGCAGAGTTTATCAGGGACGTGGAGCCTGGCGAGCTGATCATCATTGATGATGACGGCATCCGCTCCGAACATTTCACGTATTCCACACAAAAGTCCATTTGCACGATGGAATACATTTACTTCTCAAGGCCGGATAGCAACATTCACGGAATCAATGTCCATACGGCACGAAAAAATTTGGGTAAAAGGCTCGCTATGGAAGCACAGATCGAGGCAGATGTCGTAACTGGTGTGCCGGATTCCAGCATCTCGGCTGCCATCGGGTTTGCCGAAGCCTCAGGGATTCCATATGAATTGGGATTGATCAAGAATCGCTATGTGGGCAGGACATTCATTCAGCCTTCTCAATCCCTGCGGGAGCAAGGGGTCAAGATGAAGCTTTCCCCTGTCCGTGGTGTCGTGGAAGGAAAGAGGGTCATAATGGTCGATGATTCGATCGTCAGAGGGACGACAAGCCGACGGATCGTCACGATGCTGAAAGAAGCAGGTGCAAAGGAAGTTCACGTTTGCATCAGTTCGCCTCCGATCAAAAACCCTTGCTACTATGGAATCGATACGTCGTCACATGAAGAGTTGATTGCAGCTGCTCATTCCGTCGAACAGATACGGGACATCATCGGTGCAGATTCTTTGACGTTCCTGAGTGTCGAAGGAACACTGGCCGGAATCGGACGTAAAGTTGAAGGAGATACTTGCGGGCAGTGTATGGCATGCTTCACAGGAAAATATCCGACGGAAATTTATCCGGATACACTATTGCCGCATGAAAAAGAACTTGTTCGTTAATTGGAGGGAACTGTAATGGCAAATGCATATCGACAAGCAGGTGTTGATATTGAAGCAGGATACGAAACGGTGGACCGCATTAAAAAACACGTAGAAAGAACAAACCGCCTCGGCGTGATGGGCGCTTTGGGCAGCTTTGGCGGCATGTTCGACCTTTCAGCCCTTCAATTGAAGGAGCCGGTTCTCGTCTCCGGCACAGATGGAGTGGGAACGAAGCTTAAGCTTGCCTTCTTGGCAGACCGCCATGATACGATCGGCATCGATTGTGTGGCCATGTGTGTCAATGACATCGTCGTACAAGGAGCAGAACCGTTATATTTCCTTGATTATATTGCCTGTGGCAAAGCCGTTCCCGAGAAGCTCGAGCAGATTGTCAAAGGAATCGCCGATGGCTGTGAACAGGCTGGATGTGCACTGATTGGCGGTGAGACAGCTGAAATGCCGGGCATGTATGATGAAGAAGAGTATGATTTAGCCGGCTTCACAGTCGGAGCTTGCGAGAAAAGCCGATTAGTGAACGGGGAAGCGATTGAAACCGGGGATGTCTTGATCGGCCTTCCATCCAGCGGCATCCACAGCAACGGCTATTCGCTCGTGCGTAAAATCTTTTTTGAAAATCACAGCTTTGATATGGACACTGAATTACCTGAACTTGAACGCAGCCTTGGTGATGAGCTTTTGACCCCGACCAAAATCTATGTTAAGCCTGTTTTAGACGTGCTGAATCATTTCGAAATCCATGGCATGGCCCATATAACAGGCGGCGGCTTCATAGAAAATATCCCCCGGATGCTTCCTGAAGGTCTCGGAGTGGATATCGAGCTTGGTTCATGGCCGATTCCAGCCATCTTTGGTACGCTTGAGAAATACGGAAGCTTGACGCAGCAAGATATGTTCAATATTTTTAACATGGGCATCGGTTTTGTTTTTGCCGTTCCAGCAGAGAAAGCCTCTGCAATCATCACGTACCTGAGCGGAATCGATGAAGAAGCATATGAAATCGGGAACGTCAGCAAAGGTGAAGGGGTTCGTTTTAAATAATCGAGCCTCCCTCCGAGGAAATCAACATCGTACAACGCATGTTGAAAAGCAACAAACATTACAAAAGAGCCTTGGTGAAAAATCTAAAGGATATGGAGGCAGCGCAATGAAACTAGCGGTATTCGCCTCAGGGAGCGGAAGCAACTTTCAATCAATCGTCAATGCCATCCATGAAGGCAGGCTAGATGCCAGCGTTGAAGTGTTAATATGCGACAAACCCGATGCGTTTGTCATCGAGCGGGCGACAAAGGAAAACATTCCTTACTTTGCATTTCAAGCAAAAGAATATGAGAACAAAACAGCCTATGAGCGTGTGATCATTGAAAAACTTGAAGAGCATGGCATTGATTTCATCGCACTTGCAGGCTATATGAGATTGATCGGTCCTACGTTATTGGAAAGATATCCGGAAAAGATCGTGAACATCCATCCTTCCTTGCTGCCATCCTTCCCAGGCAAGGATGCAATCGGACAAGCGTTCCGCGCAGGTGTGAAAGTGACAGGCGTGACGATTCATTATGTAGATGCAGGAATGGACACAGGTCCAATCATTGCCCAAAAGGCAGTTGACTTGGAGGAGGATGAGACGGAGGAAAGCATTGCAGCGAAAATCCATGAAGTGGAGCATGCGATATATCCAGAGACCTTGCAAAAAATACAGGCAAACTTAAGTAGAGTTTAGTAAAGGGAGGAGAGCGTTCAATGAAAAAAAGAGCCCTTATCAGCGTATCCGATAAAAGTGGCATTATTGAATTTGCAGAGCAATTGATCGAGCTGGACTTTGAGATTTTATCAACCGGCGGCACGAAAAAGGTTCTTGAGGAAAATGGAGTTCCGGTCATCGGCGTGGATGATGTAACTGGATTTCCTGAAATTTTGGATGGGCGAGTCAAAACGCTTCACCCGAATATCCACGGAGGATTGTTGGCAAAGGTTTCGAATCTTGAGCACAAAGCGCAAATCGATTCACAGAATATCAGACCGATCGATTTGGTTTGCGTCAATTTATATCCTTTTCAACAAACGGTAGCAAAACCAAACGTAGCTTTCGAGGATGCCATTGAAAACATTGATATCGGCGGTCCGTCTATGCTTAGATCAGCAGCGAAGAATTTCGAATCCGTGACGGTGATTGTCGATGCATTGGACTACGATAAAGTATTGGCGGAGCTTAAGCAAGGCGGCACGACTTTGGAAACAAGACAAAAGCTCTCTGCCAAAGTATTCCGTCATACTGCTTCCTACGATGCATACATTGCGGAATATATGACAAAGCAGGCTGGCGAGGACTTGCCTGAACGCGTTACGTATACGTATGAATTGAAACAGCCGCTTCGCTACGGGGAAAACCCCCATCAAAAAGCGGCTTTTTATGAAAATCCGCTGGGATCTTCTTTTTCAATTGCAAAAGCACGCCAGCTTCATGGAAAAGAGTTGTCGTACAACAACATTCATGATGCCGATGCTGCATTGCAAATCGTTAAGGAGTTCACCGAACCTGCTGCAGTGGCAGTCAAGCATATGAACCCATGCGGGGTCGGAGTCGGACAGACGATAGAAGATGCTTTTTCGAAAGCATTCGCTGCAGATCCAGTTTCCATTTTCGGCGGAATCGTAGCATTCAACCGGGCTGTCGATGCTGCGACTGCAAAGCGCCTGCATGAAATATTCCTTGAAATCGTCATTGCACCTGCATTTTCTGACGAAGCGGTTGAAATTTTAACTGGCAAGAAAAATATCAGGTTATTGACGATTCCTTTCGATCACTCCATCGAAGGTGAGAAAATGCTCACATCCGTGGAAGGCGGCCTTTTGATCCAGGATCAGGATGCTTACAGCCTTGTTGATGCAGAAGTAAAGGTGGCAACCGATCGTGAGCCGACCGAAGAAGAAATGGCAGCATTAAAATTGGCATGGAAAGTAGTTAAACATGTAAAATCCAACGCAATTGTGGTTGCAGACAAGGATATGACACTGGGCGTAGGTGCGGGTCAAATGAACCGTGTCGGCGCTGCAAAAATTGCACTTGAGCAGGCTGGCGAAAAGGCAAAAGGAGCCGTCCTCGCATCCGATGCCTTCTTCCCGATGGATGATACGGTCGAAGCAGCTGCAAAAGCGGGCATCACGGCGATCATCCAACCAGGTGGATCGATTCGTGATGAGGATTCGATCAAAAAAGCCAATGAGTATGGCATTGCAATGGTCATGACAGGAGTTAGACATTTTAAGCATTGATATTTTGAAAGGTGGTGGATTCACCGCCTTTTTTCATAGCGGGCAGAGTCTTGAGGGCTGGTAGGGATTGCAGAAGTTAGCGAAAATTGTCGATTGGCCGATATCCTGACTCCCCCTAGCTGGTTCCGCTCGGCTCCATTGCCGGATTGCAACCAGCTAGGGGGAATTGCGGGCAGCGGTCATCCTTGAGTGGAAATCCAACTAAGATGTTAAGCGTAATCGTAATCAAACAATGAATCATCTCGAATGGAGGCGTGTCGTTTGAAAGTATTAGTGATTGGCCGTGGAGGCAGGGAGCATGCGATTTGCAAAAAGATAAGCGAAAGTACGAAGCTGACCGAACTATTTTGTGCGCCTGGAAATGCAGGGATCGCTACAGTTGCAGCGCTTGTCCCCCTGAATGAAACCGATTTTGAAGGTCTTGTCGATTTTGCGAAGAACAAGGGGATTGATCTGACGGTAGTCGGGCCGGAGAATCCGTTGGCAGATGGGATCGTCGATCGATTTGAAGCCGAAGGACTAACTATTTTCGGACCGAAAAAGGATGCCGCACAGATTGAAGGAAGTAAATCCTTTGCAAAAGATTTAATGAAGAAGTACGAAATCCCGACAGCCGCTTACGGTACCTTTGATAAGTATGAAGAAGCCAAGGCGTATATTCTTAAGCAGGGTGCTCCGATTGTCATTAAAGCAGATGGATTGGCTGCTGGTAAAGGTGTTGTCGTCGCGATGACCCTCGAAGAAGCGCTGGCATCCTTGGAAGAAATGATGGTGGAAGAAAAATTTGGCCAAGCATCTTCACAAATTGTCGTTGAAGAATTTTTGGAAGGTGAAGAGTTTTCATTCATGGCTTTTGTCAATGGTGAAAAGGTTTATCCGATGGTGATCGCCCAAGATCATAAACGGGCGTTTGATGGGGACCAAGGTCCGAATACCGGCGGAATGGGAGCATATTCACCGGTTCCGCATATCCCAAAGGAATTTGTGCGCCAGTCCTATGAAGAGATTCTACTCCCCACAGCTGAAGGGCTGGTTCGGGAAGGGAAAAGTTTTTGTGGAATATTATATGCGGGACTGATTTTGACCAAAGAAGGTCCAAAAGTCATCGAATTCAATGCACGCTTCGGAGATCCCGAGACACAGGTCGTGCTGCCTCGATTGCAGTCGGATATTCTCGATGTCTTCCAAGCAGTATTGAAAAGGGAAGATTTCGAGCTGGAATGGAGCAATGAAACCGTTCTTGGGGTGGTATATGCATCAGCGGGATATCCAGATAGCTATGAGAAAAATATCGAGCTTCCTGAATTATCTGCATTGAGCCCCTCGACTCTCGTTTACCATGCCGGTACAAAAATCGCCGAAGGAAAACTTGTTTCTGATGGGGGACGCGTCCTTTTATTGGCCGAAAAAGCTCCGAGCCATGAGCAGGCAATTGAACAAGTGTACGAAGAAATGAAGAAAATCCAGTCCCCTTCCTTCTTTTACAGGAAGGATATCGGACAAAAAGCTATCGAACGCGCTTCCTTCTAGATTTGCGGATATAGACATAAAATAGCGCCACAAT
This window of the Falsibacillus albus genome carries:
- the purS gene encoding phosphoribosylformylglycinamidine synthase subunit PurS translates to MYKVKVFVTLRESVLDPQGVAVKHSLHSMDYKDVSDVRVGKYMELTIEKTEKDVEEQVKEMCNRLLANPVIEDYRYEIEECVAQ
- the purQ gene encoding phosphoribosylformylglycinamidine synthase subunit PurQ gives rise to the protein MKFAVIVFPGSNCDVDMYHAIKDELGEEVDYIWHDADSLDQYDGILLPGGFSYGDYLRSGAIARFSNVMKELIKATEAGKPVLGVCNGFQILLEAGLLPGAMRRNESLKFICRPVKLKVNENETMFTSAYEKGEVITIPVAHGEGNYYCDEATLQTLKEQNRIVFTYEGSNPNGSIADIAGIVNEQGNVLGMMPHPERAVDTLLGSRDGLKLFKSIVHHWRESHVINA
- the purL gene encoding phosphoribosylformylglycinamidine synthase subunit PurL → MSLMLEPSPIQIKEEKIYKEMGLSEEEFLMVENILGRTPNYTETGLFSVMWSEHCSYKNSKPVLKKFPVTGENVLQGPGEGAGIVDIGDSQAVVFKIESHNHPSAIEPYQGAATGVGGIIRDVFSMGARPVALLNSLRFGELDSARVKYLFKEVVAGIAGYGNCIGIPTVGGEIQFDPTYEGNPLVNAMCVGVIDHKDIQKGQARGIGNTVMYVGAKTGRDGIHGATFASEELSEKSEEKRPAVQVGDPFMEKLLLEACLELVKSDALVGIQDMGAAGLTSSSAEMASKAGSGIEMNLDLVPQRETGMTAYEMMLSESQERMLIVVQKGRENEIQEIVNKYDLEAVAIGRVTDDKQLRLIHKGEVVADVPADALAEEAPVYHKPSEVPVYFKEFQAMETETPKLENYDETLMELLKQPTISSKEWVYDQYDYQVRTSTVVCPGSDAAVVRIRGTRKALAMTTDCNSRYLYLDPETGGKIAVAEAARNIVCSGGKPLAITDCLNFGNPEKPEIFWQLEKAVDGMSDACRLLETPVISGNVSLYNETNGTAIYPTPVVGMVGLVEDLDHVTTQTFKESGDLIYLIGETNSEFGGSELQKLVHGKIFGKSPELDLALEAKRQEQLLKAIRAGLVASAHDVAEGGTAVALSESLFGTEGLGATIKLPGEVVSALFSETQSRFIVTVKQENKDEFEEMVQDASCIGEVTESSKLMIQTDSGKILIEKDVQQLENAWRGAITCLLN
- the purF gene encoding amidophosphoribosyltransferase, producing the protein MLAELKGLNEECGIFGVWGHHQAAQMTYYGLHSLQHRGQEGTGIVVSDGQRLKGLKGEGLVTEVFKQDKLQDLVGKAAIGHVRYATAGGGGYENVQPLLFNSQEGSLALAHNGNLVNANALKHQLERQGSIFQTSSDTEVLAHLIRRSGYASFKERLKNAMSMLKGAYAFLVMTETEMMIALDPNGLRPLSIGRVGDAYCVASETCAFDVVGAEFIRDVEPGELIIIDDDGIRSEHFTYSTQKSICTMEYIYFSRPDSNIHGINVHTARKNLGKRLAMEAQIEADVVTGVPDSSISAAIGFAEASGIPYELGLIKNRYVGRTFIQPSQSLREQGVKMKLSPVRGVVEGKRVIMVDDSIVRGTTSRRIVTMLKEAGAKEVHVCISSPPIKNPCYYGIDTSSHEELIAAAHSVEQIRDIIGADSLTFLSVEGTLAGIGRKVEGDTCGQCMACFTGKYPTEIYPDTLLPHEKELVR
- the purM gene encoding phosphoribosylformylglycinamidine cyclo-ligase; protein product: MANAYRQAGVDIEAGYETVDRIKKHVERTNRLGVMGALGSFGGMFDLSALQLKEPVLVSGTDGVGTKLKLAFLADRHDTIGIDCVAMCVNDIVVQGAEPLYFLDYIACGKAVPEKLEQIVKGIADGCEQAGCALIGGETAEMPGMYDEEEYDLAGFTVGACEKSRLVNGEAIETGDVLIGLPSSGIHSNGYSLVRKIFFENHSFDMDTELPELERSLGDELLTPTKIYVKPVLDVLNHFEIHGMAHITGGGFIENIPRMLPEGLGVDIELGSWPIPAIFGTLEKYGSLTQQDMFNIFNMGIGFVFAVPAEKASAIITYLSGIDEEAYEIGNVSKGEGVRFK
- the purN gene encoding phosphoribosylglycinamide formyltransferase; this encodes MKLAVFASGSGSNFQSIVNAIHEGRLDASVEVLICDKPDAFVIERATKENIPYFAFQAKEYENKTAYERVIIEKLEEHGIDFIALAGYMRLIGPTLLERYPEKIVNIHPSLLPSFPGKDAIGQAFRAGVKVTGVTIHYVDAGMDTGPIIAQKAVDLEEDETEESIAAKIHEVEHAIYPETLQKIQANLSRV
- the purH gene encoding bifunctional phosphoribosylaminoimidazolecarboxamide formyltransferase/IMP cyclohydrolase, with amino-acid sequence MKKRALISVSDKSGIIEFAEQLIELDFEILSTGGTKKVLEENGVPVIGVDDVTGFPEILDGRVKTLHPNIHGGLLAKVSNLEHKAQIDSQNIRPIDLVCVNLYPFQQTVAKPNVAFEDAIENIDIGGPSMLRSAAKNFESVTVIVDALDYDKVLAELKQGGTTLETRQKLSAKVFRHTASYDAYIAEYMTKQAGEDLPERVTYTYELKQPLRYGENPHQKAAFYENPLGSSFSIAKARQLHGKELSYNNIHDADAALQIVKEFTEPAAVAVKHMNPCGVGVGQTIEDAFSKAFAADPVSIFGGIVAFNRAVDAATAKRLHEIFLEIVIAPAFSDEAVEILTGKKNIRLLTIPFDHSIEGEKMLTSVEGGLLIQDQDAYSLVDAEVKVATDREPTEEEMAALKLAWKVVKHVKSNAIVVADKDMTLGVGAGQMNRVGAAKIALEQAGEKAKGAVLASDAFFPMDDTVEAAAKAGITAIIQPGGSIRDEDSIKKANEYGIAMVMTGVRHFKH
- the purD gene encoding phosphoribosylamine--glycine ligase — translated: MKVLVIGRGGREHAICKKISESTKLTELFCAPGNAGIATVAALVPLNETDFEGLVDFAKNKGIDLTVVGPENPLADGIVDRFEAEGLTIFGPKKDAAQIEGSKSFAKDLMKKYEIPTAAYGTFDKYEEAKAYILKQGAPIVIKADGLAAGKGVVVAMTLEEALASLEEMMVEEKFGQASSQIVVEEFLEGEEFSFMAFVNGEKVYPMVIAQDHKRAFDGDQGPNTGGMGAYSPVPHIPKEFVRQSYEEILLPTAEGLVREGKSFCGILYAGLILTKEGPKVIEFNARFGDPETQVVLPRLQSDILDVFQAVLKREDFELEWSNETVLGVVYASAGYPDSYEKNIELPELSALSPSTLVYHAGTKIAEGKLVSDGGRVLLLAEKAPSHEQAIEQVYEEMKKIQSPSFFYRKDIGQKAIERASF
- a CDS encoding EYxxD motif small membrane protein: MFMEYLTDMSFVLIALIGGIVALFYVYIRKSRRKRVR